A stretch of DNA from Phycisphaerae bacterium:
TCCCTTCACGATCGACTTGGGCCGTCACGTTGATCTGGGACAGTCCCGCGCTCAGCTTTCCGCGCTCGAACCGGGCCAATCCTGCCATCGGTCTCCCCAGTACGAGTCCGACCAGGTACTCGACGAATGGACTCAGCGAATGAGGACCCGCTACCAGCAGGTCGCCGACCAGGTCCACTGAAGCCCCGGCGCTCGAATCTCGCGACTTCGCCCCCAATCGAGTTGCCATTCCGGCAATTTGCCGCGATCATGCCCCGTCTATTCGAGAGGAAGGGCCTGATGCATTCAATCGTTCGTCGTGCCACCGGGGGCAGAGCCTGTCCGCTTCCCGTTGTCGGAATTACTTTGCTCGCCGCCGCGCAGGTCCTACTGTGGACGTCCGGCGCCTGCACGCCCTCAGCACCACCGGCCGGCAATGACAACACCAATGCCAACGACAACATCAACTCGAATGACAACATCAACTCGAACGACAATGACAATGTCAATGACAATAGTAACGACAACACCGCCGACAAGTTGCTAACCGTCGCGGCCATCGGCGACTACGGCGACGACGACGACAACACCCGCGCCGTCGCCGACATGATCAAGAGCTGGAACCCCGACTTCATCATCACCGTCGGCGACAACGACTACAGCGACGGCGCCTACCGCGGCACGTTCGAGGGCCTGGAGCTGGCCATCGGCCAATACTTCCACGAATTCATTGGCAACTACCTGGGCGATTCCGGCCCCGGCTCCGCCGAGAACCGCTTCTTCCCCACGCCCGGTGACCACGACTGGGGCGATACCTGCGACGATCCCGACGGACTCGACGACTACCTCCGCTACTTCACCCTCCCCGACGACTCCTCCGGCAACGAGCGCTACTACGACTTCGTCCGCGGACCGGTCCACTTCTTCTCCATCCACAGCCTCGAAGGCTGCGAACCCGACGGCGTCACCCAGGACTCCGTCCAGGGCCAATGGGTGCAGCAGCGTGTTGCCGCCTCCACCTCCACCTTCAAGATCGCCTACTTCCACGAGCCGCCCTACTCCTCGGCCGACCGCCATGTCGATGAGGGCGCCCACATGCGCTGGGACTGGAAAGACCTCGGCTTCGATCTGATCCTCTCCGGCAACGATCACGTCTACGAGCGCATCGTTCGCGACAGGCTGACCTACATCGTGGACGGCCTCGGCGGCGTGGACATTCACGGCTTTGTCGATACCCCACAGCAGGGCAGCGCCGTCCGCTTCGCTGATGACTACGGCGCCCTTCGCATAGACGTGTACAGCAATCGGCTGGAACTCGCGTTTCTCACCGTGGGCGGCATGACCGTTGACGAATTCACCATCATGGCCGCCGGCTCGAACGGCGAAGAGCTCGACCCCGACGTCCCGCCCGTCACCCAGGGCGACTGGTACCGCCCCGGTGTGTCCGCCACGTGGCAGTGGCAGCTTCAGCCCAACGCCCAGGGCGACATCAACACCGGCTACGGCGTGGAAGTCTACGACGTGGATCTCTTCGACGTGTCCGACGAAACCCTCGCCATTCTCCGCAGCGCCGGCCGGCGGGTCATCTGCTACTTCTCCGCCGGGACCTACGAAGACTTCCGCGACGATGCCGACGAGTTTCTCCCCGCCGAGCTCGGCAACACCCTCGAAGACTTCGCCGACGAGCGCTGGCTGGACATCCGCTCCTCCAACGTCCACGCCATCATGCGCCGCCGCCTGGATTATGCCGTCGAACGCGGCTGCGACGGCGTCGAGCCCGACAACGTCACCGCCTTCACCAACGACACCGGATTCGGCATCACCGCCCGCGACCAGCTCGCCTTCAACCGCTTCCTCGCCAACGAGGCCCACGCCCGCGGGCTCGCCGTCGCCCTCAAGAACGACCTCGAACAGATTCCTGACCTCGTCGACTACTTCGATTTCGCCGTCAACGAACAATGCCACGAGTTCAACGAGTGCGACGCGATGCAGCCCTTCATCGACGCGGGCAAGCCCGTCCTTAGCGCGGAATACGCCGACGATTTCGTCAACGATCCAGCCGCCCGCGCCGCCATGTGCGCCGACGCCCTCGCGTCCAACCTCCGCACGCTGGTGTTACCCGTCGACCTCGACGACGCCTTCCGCTTCTCCTGCGACGAATAACCGTCGCGCCCGCTCTGCGGGGCACTCTTCGTAGGGTGCATCCCCCGACGCACCTCTTACGCAAACGGTAGTTTCCGCCCCGCGGACCACTCTTCGCTTGTGTGCCATGTCCACGCCTCGTGGACATGCTCTCACCCCGAAGGGGTACAAGACAGTAGTCTTGTACGGAACGTCCCCGACGCACCTCTCACGCAGACGGTAGTGTCCGCCCCGCGGACCACTCTTCGTAGGGTGCATCCCCTGATGCACCTCTTGCGCTTCCTCACCCCGAAGGGGTGCAAGACAGTAGCCGTGGGCAAGCGAAGCGCCGCCCACGGTTCGCACGCCCAACCATCCCCCGACCCCGAAGGGGTCGCACAGCGGCCATGCGCCACCCTCACCGCGTGCGAGAGTGCGAGAGCCCGAATTCCCGCACCTGTCCTCCGAATCGCGTGGTAGAATATGCAGCGGAAATCGCGCCGATTCCGTTCACCCCCGCTGCCCCGAGTGCGGCCGGGAAGTAGAGGAAATCAAGCCATGAGGCCTAATGTGGGGCGATGGTTACGAAGATTCCTCTTCGCCGGAATGGCGACAGCCGCCGCGGCGGTTGGCATCGTCACAGCTATCGCGCATTTCCCGCACGGCTTGGTCAACTGGTCCACCGGTTGGGCGTACGAATCAGAGAAGATTCGCATCGATGCCGCGCTCTCCACGGTCCTGGACGACTCGTACATCTCGATTCTTCGATACCAAGGTCCTTGGGATCACGCCGACCTCCGCATCGGAAAGGGGCGCATGGCATTCAGTTGGCAGGCTGCGACCGCCACAAAGGAAACCTACGACTGGGATCTCAAGGCAGTCGGATTTCGCGTCCGCCGAGCCGTTGAAAAGCCCAAACTGCGATGCGGCATGGGATTGGGTTCGCTATCCCTGGAGGAACAAGAGCGGCGACGGACTAACCGGTATGTAATCGCGCTGGCCTGTCCAGCGTGGTTCCCATTCGTGGCGCTGACTACTTATCCAGCTTTCGCGATTTGGAGTTACCTGCGCACCCGCCGCCGTCGCCGACTCGGCCTCTGCGTCAAATGCGGATACGACCTCCGCGCCACACCGGACCGCTGCCCCGAGTGCGGGACGGAAGTCCATGGCCAATCAGGCACGGCGTAGCGTCCAAATCCCCCGCGCCTCCGACGCACCACTTTCTTGTGTGCCATGTCCACGCTTCGTGGACATGCCCTTGAGCAGTGAATTACGCGGTTCGCATGCCTCCAACCGCCCCCGCTCTCACGCTATCCCACGATCGAGCGCCCCATCGCGCAATTCCTGCGCCCCCGCCTGTGAAAATTGCCTCCACACCCCAACCCCATCCGGCCGATACCACAACCCGTAGCGTTCAAGGCAACGCGCACCACAACAGAGCCCGCCCGGCGGAGCCAGGCGCCTCTCTCTCAGGGAGCTCGCCATGGTCCGAAATTGCTCACCGATTTCACTTGACGTTGGGTCGTTGTTAGGATACTATTTATCCGAACAGATATCGAACCGGCAGGCGCCGGTTGCCGCTGGCACGGATCGCCCGCGGCCGCGCCTTCACGGTTCAAAATCAGGACCCGGAGCAACAGGGATGTTCTTCCGCTTCCGAAAGCCGCGACCCCGTCGCGAATCCGATCGTCCGCTTCCGCTGTTCGTCTTCGGCCCCGGCGGCGATTTCCGAGACGCCTGGGTCACGGAGAACAGTCCGGAACAGGACCACCCGACGGGAACCGGCCGCGACCTCGGCTTGAGGCCCGCCAAGAGGGCGCCGAACCTGCGTCGCGTTCCTCTCACCGCCCATCCGCTGGCCCCGGCCCTGGCTTCCGGGGCGGTCGCGGGTTGGTGGTCCCGGCTGGCGGGAAGTCTGGTCGCCGTGGTTCGAGAGAATCGCCGTAGGCTCGCGCTCAGCGCGTTGCTGGCGAGCGGGCGGCTTCCATTGGTGATTTGGAATCGGGCGGGTTGGACCCGCCTTCTGGAGCACGGTTATGGCACGAACGCGCAAGACGGAGACGGACGATTCGCTTTGCGTTACTCCCCGGCAGATGGAAATCCTGCGGATGATTCGCGACGGCCGGCGGGCCAACGGCTATTCGCCGACCCTGCAGGAGATGGCCGACGAACTCGGCATCAGCAAGATCACCGTGTTCGAGCACGTCGAGGCGCTCCTCGAGAAAGGCATGCTCACGCGCCGGTCCAACAAGGCTCGCTCTTTGGAGTTGACGAACAGCGCCCGCCTTCCCGATGAGCGCCCCACGCTGCTGCCCCTTGTCGGGCGGATCGCCGCCGGCCGCCCCATCGAAGCCATTGAAACATCCGACGCCGTCGACCTCGAGCAGCTCTACAACAGCCGGCACCCCGTCGGCGTCCTCACCGTCACGGGCGACAGCATGATCGATGAGCACATCTGCGAGGGCGACCTTGTCGTCTTCGAGAAGCGCTCCAACGCCCGCAATGGCGAAACCGTCGTGGCCCTCATTAACGGCGAGGAGGCCACGCTCAAGAAGTTCTATCGGGAGAAGGGCCGCATTCGCCTGCAACCGGCCAACAGCCGATACCGCCCCATTTATCCCACCGAGGTCGACATCCAGGGTGTTGTCGTCGGCGTGATCCGGAAGCTGTAGTTCCTCATTCCGTCG
This window harbors:
- a CDS encoding endo alpha-1,4 polygalactosaminidase, which encodes MHSIVRRATGGRACPLPVVGITLLAAAQVLLWTSGACTPSAPPAGNDNTNANDNINSNDNINSNDNDNVNDNSNDNTADKLLTVAAIGDYGDDDDNTRAVADMIKSWNPDFIITVGDNDYSDGAYRGTFEGLELAIGQYFHEFIGNYLGDSGPGSAENRFFPTPGDHDWGDTCDDPDGLDDYLRYFTLPDDSSGNERYYDFVRGPVHFFSIHSLEGCEPDGVTQDSVQGQWVQQRVAASTSTFKIAYFHEPPYSSADRHVDEGAHMRWDWKDLGFDLILSGNDHVYERIVRDRLTYIVDGLGGVDIHGFVDTPQQGSAVRFADDYGALRIDVYSNRLELAFLTVGGMTVDEFTIMAAGSNGEELDPDVPPVTQGDWYRPGVSATWQWQLQPNAQGDINTGYGVEVYDVDLFDVSDETLAILRSAGRRVICYFSAGTYEDFRDDADEFLPAELGNTLEDFADERWLDIRSSNVHAIMRRRLDYAVERGCDGVEPDNVTAFTNDTGFGITARDQLAFNRFLANEAHARGLAVALKNDLEQIPDLVDYFDFAVNEQCHEFNECDAMQPFIDAGKPVLSAEYADDFVNDPAARAAMCADALASNLRTLVLPVDLDDAFRFSCDE
- the lexA gene encoding transcriptional repressor LexA: MARTRKTETDDSLCVTPRQMEILRMIRDGRRANGYSPTLQEMADELGISKITVFEHVEALLEKGMLTRRSNKARSLELTNSARLPDERPTLLPLVGRIAAGRPIEAIETSDAVDLEQLYNSRHPVGVLTVTGDSMIDEHICEGDLVVFEKRSNARNGETVVALINGEEATLKKFYREKGRIRLQPANSRYRPIYPTEVDIQGVVVGVIRKL